TTTCGCAAATGGACCCACAACCAATACTTGTTTAGTAGGGTCCAAAGGGAGCACTGCTTCTTGGTTTTTCAGCAATACCATACACTGGGAAGCAACATCTTTTGCCAGCTGATGATGAGCTTCTAGATCATACGTGGCATCCTTATCGAGGTTCTCACATGCCCTATCGACTAAACGGAGTATGCGCGTTACGACACGGTCCAAATCTTTCTCATTCAATAGACCTTTCTGAACAGCTTGCACAATCTTTTGATCATTAAGCCCTTCATTGCCTGGCATTTCAAGATCTTCACCAACCTCTATGCCAGCTACTCTGTCATGATTTGCACCCCAATCCGTCATTACCAAACCCGAGAATCCCCACTCTTCTCTCAATATGTCATTGAGTAGAAAGGGATGTTCTGAGGCATAGATACCATTGACCTTATTGTAGGAACTCATCACAGTCCAAGGCTTTGCTTGCTTGACTGCCCTTTCAAACGATGCCAGATATATTTCCCGCAAGGCTCTCTCAGTTATCCGTGCATCCACAGTAAATCGATGAAACTCCTGATTGTTTGCAGCGAAATGCTTGATACAGGCACCCACACCATTACTCTGCAACCCATTGATATATGAAGCAGCTAATGCAGAAGAAAGAAATGGATCCTCTGAGTAATATTCAAAATTCCTTCCACATAAAGGAAATCTCTTGATATTTACGGCTGGTCCTAGCAATACAGAAACTTGGGCTGATCTACATTCTTCACCGAGAGCACATCCTACAGTATATAACAATTCTGTATCCCAAGATGAGGCTAAACAGGAACCAGTAGGAAAGCAGGTAGCAGGCAAGCAATCGGTTACCGATACTTGCTCTGACTGTTCAACTTGCTTACGCAAACCGTGTGGTCCATCTGCTACCATGATCGAAGGAATTCCTAAACGTTCGATCGGCTTGGTATGCCAGAAATCCACCCCTGAGCATAGTGAGGCCTTCTCTTCCAACGTAAGCTTTTCCAACATCGATTCATACTTCCCAATCACTGAAATCTCCTCATACCTTTGTAATACGAATCGCCATGTACTCCCTACCAGGAAGTTCAACCTTGAATTTTCCTTTAAATTCCCCTCGCTTTTCAATCTGCATGTTCCAGGTATCAATGACCTCCACGTTCATTACAGTCTCGTCATCGAAGTGAAACTCACGGAAAGAAGGTCTATTGAATCCGTAGTAAATGAGATAGTAATCTTGAACTGCTTTTATCTCGGTTTCCTTGGTATCACAGACGGCACATACCTCATCCCACCCCATTTGATAGGGTTTCAGACCAAGAGAAGGGACAGCTTTCATAATATCTGTAAGGAAAGCAATTCGGGCAGGACTTTCTCCCTTCAAGACTCCTCCGTGTGACCACCAGAGAATTCTTTCAGTATCTAAATAGGTTTCCCCATGACCACCATACCCACCACGACATGCAGCCTCCCAGAATCGGCGCACAAGCTCTTTGCCACTTAGATTGCCCCAGCCATGTTGTACATTGCCTTCATATCCAATTTCGTCAAGTACGACAGGTTTCTGGAACCTTTCACGCCAATCACCGACATACTCCGCAGATTTATAAACATCTTGCCTTTGGATGCTACAATGCGTTATCCATGGCTTGGTATGGTCATAGAATGGCTTACAGTTGTGAATAGAACGCAGATGATTGTATGGATCAAGGTTACAAATCAAGGAAGCGTATCGTTCCCAATCCTCAAGTGTCTTTTCAAAAAGAAGATCATATTCATTTGCAAGAGACCACCATACGTTTCTGAAAGCAGAAAAACGAGCAAGCACATATTTCCAATATAAATCATCCTGCTCTTCACTCATCATACTGAATCCCCAGCGGTCATAGGGGTGCATTACGATGATATCTGCTTCAATACCTATCTCTTGGAGAGCAAGTATCGATTTTTCAATATGTTGGAAATGTTCAACATTGAACCGTGAAAAGTCCCACTCATTCCCGTCCGCTCTTCCATTGTAATTATTAAAATTATCACTATTGAGTACCGAACTATCACAAGGCGTCCCCTCATACGGATATGATCTTGGCTCATGAAGATTGTAGTCATAGTGCTTTGGGAATACACAGAATCTAATTTTGTTAAAGGCACTTGTTTTCAGAGTCTCTAAGGTTTGTTTTTGTAGAGCTTCATTTTGCAGCTCCCACACATAACATGTTGTCCCAATTGGATAGTAAGTGGTCCCATCTTCATAGGCAAAATGATAAGTGTTAGCTACCTTAACCGGACCATGATTCTCTCTCGATGCAGGAGTTACCTCAAAAGAGCCTTCAAATTGTTCCGAGGAAAAGGTCCCTTCAATCATAAAGTTATATGCTTCTGCAAATGAAGGCATAAATCGCACGATATAGGTACCGTCTCCATCATAGAAACCAGACACTCGCTTGGTTTCATTTTTACTGGAGAAGGTTCCCCAGATAGAATAATCGGTAAAAGGATTCCCTTTTGTCTCTCCACTCATAGTCACTTCAATAAATGACCACCGCTCTACTTTCTTAACATAGCTACAACGTTGCATGCACGACTCCTTTCTTTATGCTTTCAGCGCACCTGACATACCCTCGACAAAGTGTCGTTGGAAGATCAGATACACTATCAATACGGGGATGACAGAGATTAAAACACCAGCACAAAGCAATCCATAGTCTGTGCCATGCTCCCCAACAAATGTCATCAGTCCAACAGGAACTGTTTTTTTTGCATTGTCATTAATAATGACACTAGCCAAGAGATACTCGTTCCATGTAGCCAAAAAGTCTACAATGACCAAGGTTGCAATGGCAGGCTTTGCCATGGGGAGAATGATTCTTAAAAAGATTTGCCATTTAGAACAACCCTCTACTACTGCTGCTTCATCCATCTCCTTGGGAATGCCACGAAAGAATCCACGGAGAATTAAAATTCCATAGGAGATGCCAAAACCGATATACACGTAGAACAGCCCAAAGTAGGTGTTTAATAGGTTCAACTTGTTATAAATTACATTTATAGGTACCAATGCAATCTGGAACGGAAGCATCATACCAACCAGGAAAAATATGAATATCCCTGTAGCATGCTTTAGACGTAAACGAGTCAGCGCATAGGCAGCCATTGCTTCAATAAATATTCCAAGGGGGACTTTCAAACAAGAAATGATCAAATCATTTTTCATATAGGTCAGTAGTCGACCACGAATCAATGCTTCGGAAAAGTTCTTCCAAGCAAACTGCTCTGGTAGAGCAAAGAGGCTGAGACCACTGTAGAATTCTTTTTTACCTTTGATTGATGTTAAAACCAAGGTGATCATCGGCGCAATCCAGAACAGTGCAAGGATAAGCAGAATCGTATAGAACAGAGCCAAAAATAAGTGTTTTTGTTGTTTTCCAGCTAATACCATCGTTGTATTCTCCTTTGCTCACTGTTCTTTTGCGGTAAATGAGATATACGGAACGATAATGAATAGCATTATCAGTACCATAATGCAGGCTACGGTTGTTCCCATCCCCACATTGTTATATCTGAATGATTGTGAATACATGTATGTTGACAGCATTTCAGTGGAGTTATTTGGACCACCTGCCGTCAAACCCATTACGATATCAAATACTTTCATTCCAGCAATAATAAGCGTTGCAAAAACGATAATGAATGTCTCACGCATATAGGGAATCGTAATATGAATAAACCGCTTAACAGCTCCAGCACCATCAATTGTAGCAGCCTCCAAGGCATCCACACTTACCGTCTGTAAGCCTGCGAGAAATAGAATCATGGACTGGCCTACAACTGCCCAAAGGTTAGCTGCAAAAATTGCATAGAGGCTTGTTTTGGGATTAGAGAGCCATGTTTGAAAGAAATCTGCCCCAAGAGATTGGGCAAACTGATTGATAAACCCAAAATTGGGTTCATACATCCATCGCCAAATTATGGAAACAGCTATTGGGGCAATCACTGATGGAAAATAGAAGAATCCTCGAAAAAAAGTTCTCCCATGAAATTTCTTATTCAATATCACTGCAAGCATAAGAGCAACGGTCATTGTGAGAAGCAGTGTTAGCACAATCCATATAAGATTGTTTTTAATACTGATCATAAATATTGGGTCATTGGTGAACAGGGTTTTGTAGTTCCCAAACCCAACGAATTTCATATCACGAATCCCATTCCACTCAAATAAGCTGATAAAAAATGAATAGAATACAGGGATGACGATAACGGAAAGATACACTATCAAAGCAGGCAGCAGAAATCCAATTGCGCCCCAATCTCTTCGTTTTGTAACCATAGAAATGCTCCAGTATTTGATATGGGGAGGGTAGCATTACTGCTACCCTCCTCTTTTTGGTAGACCTTAGATACCTTACTTACTAGTATAATCTTCGATCGCTTTCTGGATAGCTGCAGCACCTGCTTCAGGAGTCATCTGTCCATAAGCAATTGCATCCTGCACTCTGAAAAGGACATCTGCTACCTGAGTCGGGAATGCCTGGTCAGTAATAGTGAATGTGCTGTTCTCTGAAGACATCTTCAGCATCTTTTCGACATTAGGCTGCCCAGCAGGCATGTCTGCACCCTGCTTCGGAAGGGGCATGTTGTAATATTTGGCGTAACGATTAGCAACTTCTTCGCTGTAATAGTAATCCATGAACTTGATGCCTGCTTCCATCTCCTCAGGGGTATTGTTAGCATTGAACTGAGTCATCTCAGCAAATGCTGACATGCGGTTTGTTCCACCTGAAGGGAATGCGAAGGTGCCATAGTTTGTAATATCTTGCTCTTCTTGCAAGATGTTTCCATCATACCATTGTCCTTGAATATCCATTGCTGCACGCCCACTGAAGATAGCCATCATGGTGTCATTAGGATCGATAGTGACAAACCCTTCTGGGAAGTACCCCTTGTCTACAAATTCCTTGTACTTGGTTAGTGCCTTTACTACAGCTTCATTATTGTATGACGCGGTAAAGGTATTCATCTGATCGTGGAGTTCTGCGCCTGCATAATGCTCAATCAACAACTCAACGAAACGCATTACGTGCCAACCATACTTACCTGCGGTAGAAATTGGGATAATTCCGTTTGCCTTGAGTGTTGCACAAGCTTTTTCGAACTCTTCAAATGTCTTGGGAATTGCAATGCCATTCTCCTTGAAGGTATCTTTGCGATAGTACACACCAAGAACGTTGTAACTGGTTGGATAACCGGTCAATTCGCCGTTACGCGTACAGAGAGCAAGTGCACCTTCATTGAAGGTATTATACCAATTGTACTTCTCTGCATACTCACTCAAGTCATATGTAAGATTATTGTCAGAATAGAATCCACCGAGTGAACCTCCCCAATTGAACCACATGTTTGGAAGTGTTTTAGAAGAAGCAGCAACCTTACATGCATCCTTGATGCCATCAGTATCATAGAATGCAGGAACCACTTCAATAGTCGGGTTCAGTTTGTTAAATTCCTCAACAATCGGTTCAACAGCATCCTGCCTTGAACTCAATGTCCAGAAAGTCACCTGAGTCTTATCGCTGGAAGCTTTCTCTTCTGCACCTGCGGCGGAGAGAGACGAAACGCCCACCAAGGAAAGAATCATCAAAATCACTAACATCGTTTTTTTCATGGAATATATCCTCCTATTGATATACTCCTATCGTATAACGGAATTTTCGATTTATCAAGAATAACTTTCTTTTACTTACACTTATTTTTCTTTGGTAATATTTCAAATTAGATAGAACATGTAAGCATAGAGAAATAGAGCTCTTCATTCCTGCACGGAAAGAAAAGCTCATCAATTTTGTACATTATGGTGATAATTAAGCAATTATGGTATGGATACCTGCTTCTTCTAATCGCTTGCAATACTCTTTGGAAATGCCCGAATCAGTAATTAGATAGTCTATTCTTTCCTCAGATCCCAAGGAAGCAAACAATACTTTTTCCAGCTTACTTGAGTCCGCTAAAAGATATACAGTCTTTGCTGAGGCTATCATTGCACGCTTAAGAGCGATGTCGCTGAACCCTGGATATGTCAATCCAGCTTCCAAGGAGAACCCACCGGTAGCAAGAAATAATTTTTCCACATAAAGATCGGTAAGTGTTGCTAAGCCCTTCTCTCCAGTAAGAGAAAGTGTAGGCGGCTTGAACTCCCCACCTATCACCAACACACTATTTGTTGGTTCCATTCCTAGTTGCATGGCAATATTGAGTGCATTGGTAACAATATTCAGATTCTTTCGATTCATAAGATGTCGGGACATTTCTGTAACAGTGGATCCTGAGTCTAAAATAATATTATCCCCATCCTTAACAAACTGCGCTGCCTTTTTCCCTATTCTCTCTTTTTCCTCTTCGTGTCCACGATTAGGTAATGTAAACATTTGAGAGCAAGGAGATATTGTGTTTATATATGCTCCACCATGCTGCCTGGTGATGTGATTTGATTTCTCGAGTGCTTCTAAATCCTGACGGATTGTGGGCTCAGAGACGCTAAACAATTCTTTTAATTCCTTGACCCTGCAACTACCGTTTTCCTGTAGTAGTTGTAAAATCTTCTCTCGTCTCTGCTCTTGAAACATTGCAACCTCGTATTTCTCAAAATTAGTTATCATAATAGCCTATTACAACTAAAAAGGGAAGAATCCATATTTAATGCAAAGAAGAAGGAACACAGAATTGAATATTCCTCGATTGGCATTCCACTTTCTTCCGTAATTATATCATAAATTCGTAATTTTCCCATAATAAATGCAAATCAAATGAAAATAAAAGAAAGTATATGAAGTTTTATTCCTTGACTTACAAAACAGACTGTCGTACTCTGCATATATACTTTTCATATGATAAAGGAGCGCATCATGCCAACCATCAGATTAGGGTATGCACCCACCCGCAGAAGTATCTTCAGTGCACCGGATGCCATTAAATATCGTAACCTCACTCGAGATCGACTTGTCGAGCTCGGTATCGAATTCGTCGACATTACCGACATCAACGAGGAAGGGCTCCTCTACGATGACAAGGATATGGTAAAAATCCTGGAGAAATTCAAAGCTGAGAAGGTGGATGGGCTCTTCCTCCCCCACTGCAACTTCGGCACTGAGTATGTCTCAGCACGTCTTGCAAAGGAGCTGGGTGTACCTGTTCTCCTCTGGGGCCCGCTTGATGAGCGACCAGAGCCCAATGGAGAGAGACTCAGGGATACACAATGCGGTCTCTTTGCAACAGGCAAAGTCCTTAGACGGTTCAGGGTACCTTTTACCTACATGACCAACTGCAGGCTTAATGACCCAGTCTTCGAGAGAGGCATTCGGGACTTCCTTGCTGTCTGCAATACGGTCAAGACCTTCAAGTCCATCAGGATTCTCCAGATTTCCACCCGTCCCTACGACTTCATGACCACCATGTGCAATGAAGGGGAACTACTCGAGCGGTTCAACGTACAGCTAGCCCCTATCCCAATGCCTGAGTTGATAGAAACGGTCAAGAAATGCAAAGCGGAGGAGAAGAAAGCAGTAGCAGAGGTCATTTCCTATGTTAAGGAATCGATGATCATCAAGGTTACTGAGGAACAGCTGGAAACAGTGGCCGCCCTTAAGGTGGCAATGGCCAAGCTGAGAGAGCAGTATGGATGCAATGCAGTTGCCATCCAGTGCTGGAATGCCCTTCAGGGAGAGCTTGGCATCATGCCCTGTGCTGCCAACGCCTTGCTTAACGATGAAGGTGTACCTGTGGTTTGCGAGACAGACATCCATGGCGCAATAACCGCTCTCTTGGTGGAAGCAGCCGGCATGGACGAGAGCCGTTCCTTCTTCGCTGATTGGACCATCCGTCACCCCGACATCCCCAACGGAGAGCTCTTGCAACACTGCGGACCGTGGCCAGTATCAATAGCAAAAGAAAAGCCCGTCCTGGGTTACCCGCTTGCATTTGATCATCCTGGAAGCCTTACTGCAGAAGCAAAGGGAGGCAATTTGACTCTTTGCCGCTTTGACGGAGACAACGGAGAGTACTCACTGTTGCTCGGAAACGCAAAAGGCACCTCTGGTCCCAAGGGCATGGGAACCTATCTCTGGATTGAGGTGGACAACATCAAACGACTGGAAGAGAAGATTGTCACAGGTCCCTACATCCACCACTGTGTCGGTATTCATCAGAATATCGTTCCCATCCTCTATGAAGCTTGCAAGTACATTGGGATCAAGGCTGATTTCTATGATCCAATTGAGGAAGACGTACAGGCCTATCTCCGTGGGGAAGATGTCCCCAGCATGCAGTAAAAGAGGATGGTAATGACAATACAAGAGCTCAAACAACAAGCACTCGACATCCGAAAATCCTTGCTTTCCATGATTTACCAAGCGAAAACAGGGCATACCGGTGGCGCTCTCAGCTCCACCGATGTGATCACAGCACTCTACTTCGAAGTCATGAATATCGATCCCTCCAACCCCAAGTGGGAGGGAAGGGATTACTTCATCCTCTCCAAGGGTCATAGTGTGGAAGGATACCTATCGGCACTCGCCAAGCGTGGGTTCTTTGATGAGAGCCTGCTCTCCACCTTCTGCCAATACAAGAGTCCGCTTATTGGGCATCCAAACAACAAGATTCCAGGGATTGAGATGAACACCGGGGCTCTGGGTCATGGTCTTTCTATTTCCGTAGGCATGGCGATCGGATTAAAGAAGGATAGCAAGCCAAACAGGGTGTTCACGCTTATGGGTGACGGAGAACTGGCCGAAGGATCGGTATGGGAAGCTGCAATGGCAGCAAGCCACTACAAGCTGGATAACCTGGTTGCAATCATTGACAGGAATCACCTGCAGATATCAGGTTCGACCGAAGACGTCATGGGCTTGGAACCACTTACCCAACGCTGGGATAGCTTTGGTTGGGAAGTGAAGGAGATTGATGGGAACTCCATGACCGAGGTAGTGAATACGCTCAAGGCTGCGCCGTTCAAGGAGAATAAACCCTCTCTTATCATAGCCCATACCACAAAAGGAAAAGGGGTCAAGGAGATGGAGGATATCCCCTCCTGGCACCATGGGGTTCCAAACCAGAACCTCTATGAGCAAGCCATGATCGACTTTGAATCCATGGAGAAGGAGCTACAGAATGTCTAATTATCGTGCCTGCAGGGAGGCTTACACCACTGCTCTACTCGCCCTCGCCAAGGAAGACCCCTCGATCATCGTCATAAGCAGTGATGCTCGTGGATCATGTTCCTTGAATACGTTCGTCGAGACCTTACCCAACCAATTCGTCGAGATCGGTATCGCCGAGCAGAATGAGATTGGTGTGGCGGCAGGCCTCTCGGTAGTTGGCAAGAATCCATTTGTATGTGCACCTGCTTGCTTCCTGACAGCAAGAAGTCTCGAACAACTGAAAGTTGATGTAGCCTATTCCCACCAGAATGTGAAGGTGCTGGGAGTGAGCGGAGGAGTGAGCTACGGGGCCCTCGGTTCCAGCCATCACACCCTGCATGATATAGCAACGCTACGTTGTATCCCAGAACTTACCATTATCCTCCCCAGCGATGCTGTGCAAACTGAAGAGGTTGTGAGGGCAATCGCGCAAGAGAAGGGAGCTTTCTTCATCAGGATAGGAAGAGAGAAAATTCCCCAGATCTACACAGAGGAGTTGGGAGTGAAGCCCTTTACCTTGGGAAAAGCCAACACCTTACGTGAAGGAAAATCCGTTACCCTGGTTAGCTGTGGAGAACTTGTCTACCATACCCTTGAGGCAGCGAAGCTCCTCAGTGATGAGGGTATAGAGGCCAGGGTTCTCGACATAGCTACCCTTAAACCGTTCGATGAAGAGGCAATCATCAAGGCTGCCAAGGAGACTGGTGCACTGGTGACGGTTGAAGAACATAGTATCAATGGAGGACTGGGAGCAACAGTCAGTCAGATTGTCTGTGCCCATCATCCAGTACCGGTGAAAACCCTTGCCTTCCCAGATGAATATCTGGTCACAGGAAACAGCCTTGAGCTGTTTGCCCATTATGGCCTCGATGCCAAGGGCATTGCGGCCTCCACAAAGACTTTCATTTCCCAGGTGAGCACCCTATGAGTGAACAATTCATCCTTGCATTCGACCAAAGCACATCAACCACGAAAGCCCTGCTTTTCGACCAGAAGGGAGCTTTAAGAGGACGTTCAGATGTCCCCCACCGCCAGATCATCAATGACCAGGGCTGGGTGGAACATGATGCTGAGCAGATTATCAAGAATCTCTTTACTGCTGCAAAGAACCTGTTGGAGAGTACAAGAGTAGACCGCTCCCTTATAAAGGCCGTGGCCATCTCCAATCAACGGGAGACTGCTGTTGCCTGGGATAGAAACAGTGGAAAACCTTTCTACCATGCCATTGTCTGGCAATGCGGGAGGGCCAAGGACATCTGTGCGGCTCTGGAAAAAGACAAAGAGGAAATTCATAAGAGAACCGGCCTTCATCTTTCCCCCTACTTCAGCGCTGCCAAGTTTGCCTGGATGCTCCAAAACGTCAAGGCAGTGAAAGAGGCAGCCCAAGAAGGGACATTGGTGCTCTCTACCATGGACAGCTATGTTCTCTATCACCTGAGCAAGGAAAAAGTAGTGCGAAGTGAATACTCCAATGCTTCTCGCACACAGCTACTGAATATCACCGATCTTACCTGGGATGAGAAGGTGGCCTCACTCTTTGGCATCCCAACAGAAAGCCTTCCCGAACTGTGTGACTCAAACGCTCTTTTCGGACATACCGACCTAGGGGGCTTATTGCCAGAGGAAGTTCCCATACATGCAATGCTTGGGGACTCACAAGGAGCGCTCTATGCACAAGGGTGTCATTTCAATGGCATGACCAAAGCCACCTATGGTACAGGATCCTCCATCATGATGAACATCGGGGAAAAACCGGTACTCTGTGAGGACCTTGTCACCAGCCTTGCCTGGGGGATTGATGGAAAGGTCACCTATGTCCTGGAAGGGAACATCAACTACAGCGGAGCAACAATCTCCTACCTGGTTGAGGATCTTGAGCTTATCGGCTCTGCTAAGGAAGCGGGAATATTGGCTGGGCAAGCCAAGGACATTGAAGGGCTCTACATGGTGCCAGCCTTTAGCGGCTTAGGGGCACCGTACTGGGATCCTGAAGCGAGAGCAGTAATTGTTGGATTGGACAGGCGGTGCAAGAAAGCGGAACTGGTCAAGGCAGCAGAAGAATCGATAGCCTACCAAATTGCAGATATCGTCTTCCTGATGCACAAACATGCAAAGCAAGATATTACCAGCCTCCGGGTTGATGGAGGTCCTACCAACGATTCATTCCTCATGCAGGCACAGAGTGACATCATCGGCTGCGAGGTTCGCGTTGCCGCATTGGAGGAATTGAGTGGACAGGGACCTGCCCTCATCGCTGCAAAGGCAGTAGGCATTCTGGAAGAGGAGCAACTCCCAGCAAA
This sequence is a window from uncultured Sphaerochaeta sp.. Protein-coding genes within it:
- a CDS encoding DUF5605 domain-containing protein — translated: MQRCSYVKKVERWSFIEVTMSGETKGNPFTDYSIWGTFSSKNETKRVSGFYDGDGTYIVRFMPSFAEAYNFMIEGTFSSEQFEGSFEVTPASRENHGPVKVANTYHFAYEDGTTYYPIGTTCYVWELQNEALQKQTLETLKTSAFNKIRFCVFPKHYDYNLHEPRSYPYEGTPCDSSVLNSDNFNNYNGRADGNEWDFSRFNVEHFQHIEKSILALQEIGIEADIIVMHPYDRWGFSMMSEEQDDLYWKYVLARFSAFRNVWWSLANEYDLLFEKTLEDWERYASLICNLDPYNHLRSIHNCKPFYDHTKPWITHCSIQRQDVYKSAEYVGDWRERFQKPVVLDEIGYEGNVQHGWGNLSGKELVRRFWEAACRGGYGGHGETYLDTERILWWSHGGVLKGESPARIAFLTDIMKAVPSLGLKPYQMGWDEVCAVCDTKETEIKAVQDYYLIYYGFNRPSFREFHFDDETVMNVEVIDTWNMQIEKRGEFKGKFKVELPGREYMAIRITKV
- a CDS encoding carbohydrate ABC transporter permease produces the protein MVLAGKQQKHLFLALFYTILLILALFWIAPMITLVLTSIKGKKEFYSGLSLFALPEQFAWKNFSEALIRGRLLTYMKNDLIISCLKVPLGIFIEAMAAYALTRLRLKHATGIFIFFLVGMMLPFQIALVPINVIYNKLNLLNTYFGLFYVYIGFGISYGILILRGFFRGIPKEMDEAAVVEGCSKWQIFLRIILPMAKPAIATLVIVDFLATWNEYLLASVIINDNAKKTVPVGLMTFVGEHGTDYGLLCAGVLISVIPVLIVYLIFQRHFVEGMSGALKA
- a CDS encoding sugar ABC transporter permease, which gives rise to MVTKRRDWGAIGFLLPALIVYLSVIVIPVFYSFFISLFEWNGIRDMKFVGFGNYKTLFTNDPIFMISIKNNLIWIVLTLLLTMTVALMLAVILNKKFHGRTFFRGFFYFPSVIAPIAVSIIWRWMYEPNFGFINQFAQSLGADFFQTWLSNPKTSLYAIFAANLWAVVGQSMILFLAGLQTVSVDALEAATIDGAGAVKRFIHITIPYMRETFIIVFATLIIAGMKVFDIVMGLTAGGPNNSTEMLSTYMYSQSFRYNNVGMGTTVACIMVLIMLFIIVPYISFTAKEQ
- a CDS encoding extracellular solute-binding protein — its product is MKKTMLVILMILSLVGVSSLSAAGAEEKASSDKTQVTFWTLSSRQDAVEPIVEEFNKLNPTIEVVPAFYDTDGIKDACKVAASSKTLPNMWFNWGGSLGGFYSDNNLTYDLSEYAEKYNWYNTFNEGALALCTRNGELTGYPTSYNVLGVYYRKDTFKENGIAIPKTFEEFEKACATLKANGIIPISTAGKYGWHVMRFVELLIEHYAGAELHDQMNTFTASYNNEAVVKALTKYKEFVDKGYFPEGFVTIDPNDTMMAIFSGRAAMDIQGQWYDGNILQEEQDITNYGTFAFPSGGTNRMSAFAEMTQFNANNTPEEMEAGIKFMDYYYSEEVANRYAKYYNMPLPKQGADMPAGQPNVEKMLKMSSENSTFTITDQAFPTQVADVLFRVQDAIAYGQMTPEAGAAAIQKAIEDYTSK
- a CDS encoding DeoR/GlpR family DNA-binding transcription regulator encodes the protein MITNFEKYEVAMFQEQRREKILQLLQENGSCRVKELKELFSVSEPTIRQDLEALEKSNHITRQHGGAYINTISPCSQMFTLPNRGHEEEKERIGKKAAQFVKDGDNIILDSGSTVTEMSRHLMNRKNLNIVTNALNIAMQLGMEPTNSVLVIGGEFKPPTLSLTGEKGLATLTDLYVEKLFLATGGFSLEAGLTYPGFSDIALKRAMIASAKTVYLLADSSKLEKVLFASLGSEERIDYLITDSGISKEYCKRLEEAGIHTIIA
- a CDS encoding L-fucose/L-arabinose isomerase family protein, whose product is MIKERIMPTIRLGYAPTRRSIFSAPDAIKYRNLTRDRLVELGIEFVDITDINEEGLLYDDKDMVKILEKFKAEKVDGLFLPHCNFGTEYVSARLAKELGVPVLLWGPLDERPEPNGERLRDTQCGLFATGKVLRRFRVPFTYMTNCRLNDPVFERGIRDFLAVCNTVKTFKSIRILQISTRPYDFMTTMCNEGELLERFNVQLAPIPMPELIETVKKCKAEEKKAVAEVISYVKESMIIKVTEEQLETVAALKVAMAKLREQYGCNAVAIQCWNALQGELGIMPCAANALLNDEGVPVVCETDIHGAITALLVEAAGMDESRSFFADWTIRHPDIPNGELLQHCGPWPVSIAKEKPVLGYPLAFDHPGSLTAEAKGGNLTLCRFDGDNGEYSLLLGNAKGTSGPKGMGTYLWIEVDNIKRLEEKIVTGPYIHHCVGIHQNIVPILYEACKYIGIKADFYDPIEEDVQAYLRGEDVPSMQ
- a CDS encoding transketolase; translated protein: MTIQELKQQALDIRKSLLSMIYQAKTGHTGGALSSTDVITALYFEVMNIDPSNPKWEGRDYFILSKGHSVEGYLSALAKRGFFDESLLSTFCQYKSPLIGHPNNKIPGIEMNTGALGHGLSISVGMAIGLKKDSKPNRVFTLMGDGELAEGSVWEAAMAASHYKLDNLVAIIDRNHLQISGSTEDVMGLEPLTQRWDSFGWEVKEIDGNSMTEVVNTLKAAPFKENKPSLIIAHTTKGKGVKEMEDIPSWHHGVPNQNLYEQAMIDFESMEKELQNV
- a CDS encoding transketolase C-terminal domain-containing protein; its protein translation is MSNYRACREAYTTALLALAKEDPSIIVISSDARGSCSLNTFVETLPNQFVEIGIAEQNEIGVAAGLSVVGKNPFVCAPACFLTARSLEQLKVDVAYSHQNVKVLGVSGGVSYGALGSSHHTLHDIATLRCIPELTIILPSDAVQTEEVVRAIAQEKGAFFIRIGREKIPQIYTEELGVKPFTLGKANTLREGKSVTLVSCGELVYHTLEAAKLLSDEGIEARVLDIATLKPFDEEAIIKAAKETGALVTVEEHSINGGLGATVSQIVCAHHPVPVKTLAFPDEYLVTGNSLELFAHYGLDAKGIAASTKTFISQVSTL
- the glpK gene encoding glycerol kinase GlpK, which encodes MSEQFILAFDQSTSTTKALLFDQKGALRGRSDVPHRQIINDQGWVEHDAEQIIKNLFTAAKNLLESTRVDRSLIKAVAISNQRETAVAWDRNSGKPFYHAIVWQCGRAKDICAALEKDKEEIHKRTGLHLSPYFSAAKFAWMLQNVKAVKEAAQEGTLVLSTMDSYVLYHLSKEKVVRSEYSNASRTQLLNITDLTWDEKVASLFGIPTESLPELCDSNALFGHTDLGGLLPEEVPIHAMLGDSQGALYAQGCHFNGMTKATYGTGSSIMMNIGEKPVLCEDLVTSLAWGIDGKVTYVLEGNINYSGATISYLVEDLELIGSAKEAGILAGQAKDIEGLYMVPAFSGLGAPYWDPEARAVIVGLDRRCKKAELVKAAEESIAYQIADIVFLMHKHAKQDITSLRVDGGPTNDSFLMQAQSDIIGCEVRVAALEELSGQGPALIAAKAVGILEEEQLPAKALYQPMMSDTEREKRYKGWKKAVSKALSS